A part of Palaemon carinicauda isolate YSFRI2023 chromosome 8, ASM3689809v2, whole genome shotgun sequence genomic DNA contains:
- the LOC137645491 gene encoding MEF2-activating motif and SAP domain-containing transcriptional regulator-like: MAARGSSLISLPSSPRARVEKGRIMKPRCLTLRSYRKNTTSTNQPVIEPVPETSRDVQEETYEHLKVGKEAEPTAAEEKRKEDDEDNHDTDYNPAQQPPPQQTTDSTSHSKRFRLTPGPTRPPDKPTTIIIAYDLDLPLEPVINHPSIPTAMRCEEGDPRSWRQSSRDHDLHSPPSAIGAPSTPRSTSESLSNASGVRSLITTRAAAQARRSAQFVEADSTQQPTALPGSRPDIRPLQTALTVEDPIMLGMTDVLQDSNAASQQIRPKPSSSSSAPVTHTPSTSSSLSEFPSLPSPTVRSQPSASRPTN; encoded by the exons ATGGCAGCCAGGGGTTCTTCCCTCATCTCCCTACCCTCCTCCCCTCGTgccagagtggagaagggaaggattatGAAGCCAAGATGTCTCACCTTGAGGAGCTACAGAAAGAACACCACGTCGACCAACCAACCGGTAATAGAGCCAGTCCCTGAAACTTCAAGGGACGTTCAAGAAGAGACCTATGAGCACCTAAAAGTAGGAAAAGAAGCAGAaccaacagcagcagaagaaaaacgaaaagaagatgatgaagacAACCATGACACCGACTATAACCCTGCCCAGCAGCCACCTCCACAGCAGACCACCGACAGCACGTCACACTCGAAGAGATTCAGGCTCACTCCTGGCCCCACACGACCTC CCGACAAACCCACCACTATCATCATAGCGTACGACCTCGACCTGCCACTCGAACCTGTAATCAATCACCCTTCCATTCCTACTGCCATGAGATGTGAGGAAGGAGATCCCAGAAGCTGGAGGCAGTCGTCAAGGGACCACGACCTCCACAGCCCTCCTTCGGCCATTGGGGCACCTTCTACACCGAGGAGTACTTCTGAAAGCCTCTCAAATGCTTCAGGTGTCAGAAGTTTGATCACCACAAGAGCCGCTGCACAGGCCCGGAGATCTGCGCAGTTTGTAGAAGCAGACAGCACCCAACAGCCTACTGCATTGCCAGGTTCAAGGCCGGATATCCGACCACTGCAAACTGCCCTAACTGtagaggatcccatcatgcttggcatgacagatgtccTGCAAGATAGCAAC GCTGCCTCCCAGCAGATTAGACCTaaaccttcctcttcctcttccgcaCCAGTAACCCATACACCCAGCACCTCCAGTTCCCTAAGCGAGTTTCCCAGCCTACCTAGTCCCACTGTCAGAAGCCAACCAAGTGCCTCACGCCCCACCAACTGA